A window from Candidatus Gracilibacteria bacterium encodes these proteins:
- a CDS encoding ribonuclease H: protein MKIQIYTDGSCLGNPGPGAWATLIKIDGKIHRDQGGEPYTTNNRMELSAVIEAFKWLAKTHPEEREMELYSDSSWVLNTLTKNWKRHKNLDLWELLTPLIQGKKISWNWVKGHNGHPENEDCDMRAQKEAQRQAKA from the coding sequence ATGAAGATTCAAATCTACACCGACGGAAGTTGCCTTGGAAATCCGGGGCCGGGAGCGTGGGCTACCCTCATAAAAATCGATGGAAAAATTCATCGGGATCAGGGAGGGGAACCGTACACCACCAACAACCGCATGGAACTCAGCGCCGTGATTGAAGCGTTCAAATGGTTGGCCAAAACCCACCCGGAAGAGCGAGAAATGGAGCTTTACAGCGATTCTTCTTGGGTGCTGAACACGCTCACCAAAAACTGGAAGCGCCACAAGAATTTGGATCTTTGGGAGCTTCTAACGCCCCTCATCCAAGGGAAAAAAATCTCCTGGAACTGGGTGAAAGGCCACAACGGCCACCCCGAAAACGAAGATTGTGACATGCGCGCCCAAAAAGAGGCTCAGAGACAAGCCAAAGCGTAG
- the trxA gene encoding thioredoxin, giving the protein MATIVTDQNFTDEVLSSKVPVLVDFFAEWCGPCKMIAPVVEELAHEYEGKAKVVKLNVDESMDTAQKYGVMSIPTLIFFKNGEEVDRSVGLMSKDAMGETLDRLAA; this is encoded by the coding sequence ATGGCTACCATTGTTACAGATCAAAACTTTACGGATGAGGTTTTATCTTCTAAAGTCCCCGTTCTTGTTGATTTTTTTGCCGAATGGTGTGGGCCTTGCAAGATGATTGCTCCAGTTGTGGAAGAGCTGGCTCATGAATACGAAGGCAAGGCGAAGGTCGTGAAGTTGAATGTGGATGAATCTATGGACACCGCTCAAAAATATGGAGTGATGAGCATTCCTACTTTGATTTTCTTTAAGAACGGTGAAGAAGTGGACCGCAGTGTTGGCTTGATGTCCAAAGATGCAATGGGAGAAACCCTCGATCGTTTGGCGGCTTAG